The Neochlamydia sp. S13 genome has a segment encoding these proteins:
- a CDS encoding F-box/WD40 repeat-containing protein, with the protein MINNISPAFSPSTVEISQNIDSWAISKMPDEVWIKIFSYLPAKDLAFSRQVSRQWSQLASNPLLWHPLVLKKFPFLPPLSHGKYTHSMYENQAAYYVNVENKRFVKFIEFDDVEGSGKAVFSPDSQWMVSSAKDNTAHVWNAFNGKRHQILEGHTGLITSITFSEDGNWLATTSADCTARLWKLEANKWICKSSLKGHLKEVCSAAFFHRLQDNYGWLVATGSLDCDIRLWDMNTGKYLTTFTGKVRVPVKKIGFLPNGDNSMVVIEPGVNRAYFWSLGAPSSATVKRDYASCGHDSSFKFIGPFALSPDKKAGAFLLKLGKLGICELDALKENQRILTIPPKPILCLAYSPDGKSLAISFAEEPSQKPGFYVYHIPTDKVYKYEAEEIGESFNKIAYSPDGQWIVAGNSEWGALWQVNRKRIWWKGQEKTPLYFISLPCNDNLSFSPNGRQLLIGNTVIDFFDIEGELIADGAAEEIKEEKKQATPEILMEETIPLESKKRKSRIDKSQKEEKEIPYPADSSPPSSLKRRKKEE; encoded by the coding sequence ATGATTAATAATATCTCGCCAGCCTTTTCTCCAAGTACTGTAGAAATTTCGCAAAATATAGATTCTTGGGCTATTTCTAAGATGCCTGATGAAGTATGGATAAAAATCTTTTCTTATTTACCTGCTAAAGATTTAGCATTTAGCCGGCAAGTGTCCAGACAATGGAGCCAATTAGCCTCCAATCCCTTATTATGGCATCCACTGGTTCTTAAAAAATTTCCTTTTTTGCCGCCTTTGTCCCATGGTAAATATACTCATTCCATGTATGAAAACCAAGCTGCTTATTACGTAAATGTAGAAAATAAACGTTTTGTGAAATTTATCGAATTTGATGATGTAGAAGGGAGTGGAAAAGCGGTATTCTCTCCTGATAGCCAATGGATGGTGAGTAGCGCTAAAGACAATACCGCTCATGTATGGAATGCTTTTAATGGAAAGCGTCATCAAATCCTTGAGGGCCATACAGGTCTTATCACTAGTATAACTTTTTCTGAGGATGGAAATTGGCTAGCCACTACTTCTGCTGACTGTACAGCTCGCCTATGGAAGCTGGAGGCAAACAAGTGGATATGTAAATCTTCCTTGAAGGGTCACCTTAAAGAAGTTTGCAGCGCAGCTTTCTTTCATCGGTTGCAGGATAATTATGGCTGGTTAGTGGCTACAGGATCGTTGGATTGTGATATCCGCCTATGGGATATGAATACGGGAAAATATCTTACCACTTTTACAGGTAAAGTTAGGGTTCCTGTTAAGAAGATAGGTTTTTTGCCTAACGGTGATAATTCGATGGTTGTCATAGAGCCGGGCGTAAATAGGGCTTATTTTTGGAGTCTGGGGGCCCCATCATCCGCTACAGTTAAGCGGGATTATGCATCATGCGGTCATGACTCGTCATTTAAGTTTATTGGCCCCTTTGCTTTATCTCCTGATAAAAAAGCAGGAGCTTTTTTGTTGAAGCTTGGTAAGCTTGGCATATGCGAACTTGACGCACTTAAGGAAAACCAGAGGATCTTAACAATTCCCCCCAAGCCGATCCTCTGCCTAGCATATTCTCCGGATGGAAAATCACTTGCCATAAGCTTTGCAGAAGAACCTTCGCAAAAACCTGGATTTTATGTTTATCACATACCTACCGACAAGGTGTATAAATATGAGGCAGAAGAGATTGGAGAGAGTTTTAATAAAATAGCTTATTCTCCAGATGGACAGTGGATAGTCGCTGGCAATTCTGAATGGGGCGCTCTCTGGCAGGTTAACAGGAAGAGGATATGGTGGAAGGGGCAAGAAAAGACCCCTCTTTATTTTATATCTCTGCCTTGTAATGACAATTTAAGTTTTTCTCCTAACGGACGGCAATTACTGATTGGTAATACAGTGATTGATTTCTTTGATATTGAAGGAGAATTAATTGCTGATGGGGCAGCAGAAGAAATAAAAGAAGAAAAAAAGCAAGCAACGCCTGAGATTTTAATGGAAGAAACTATCCCCTTAGAGTCTAAGAAAAGAAAGTCTAGGATTGATAAAAGCCAGAAAGAGGAAAAAGAGATTCCCTATCCAGCAGACTCTTCTCCACCATCTTCGTTAAAAAGAAGAAAAAAAGAAGAATAG